A single genomic interval of Candidatus Bathyanammoxibius amoris harbors:
- a CDS encoding 2-oxoacid:acceptor oxidoreductase subunit alpha → MKIGGAAGQGMQSICHILSHVFSRNGYHVFSVQDYQSRIRGGHNTSTVRIRDEYVTAMTQGADILIALNKETIDLHRGEVPRGGAIIYDGEKVRLPDSSQQEGPALVSVPLERLAVEKGGHRRYGNSVAAGAALGLMRYDFETLAEMLKEIYGKDEKVADDDVKAARAGYDFTTEDFSRQFTWEFTPPDKGKRRMLISGNEALALGALAAGCKFMSAYPMTPSTGIMTYLAGKAGEWGLIVEQAEDEIAAINMAIGASFAGVRTLTATSGGGFCLMVEGLGLAGMTETPIVVVEAQRPGPSTGLPTRTEQSDLEFVLHAAHGEFPRAILAPGTAEEAFYLMGKAFNLADRYQTPVIIMSDQHLADSCWTIDELDVEKITVDRGEFLTEKDLANITDGYKRHAITDSGISPRALPGTPGVTVVTDSDEHDEEGHLTEDLEIRNRMVEKRMKKLDGLKGEILPPGIYGAKGAETLLIGWGSTYGAMREAVDTINADGGSAGMMHMSELWPFPSEHVAGAMEKAKKCLVVENNATGQLARIIKAETGGRAVTGNILKYDGLPFCPEYIINHAK, encoded by the coding sequence ATAAAGATAGGCGGTGCTGCCGGGCAGGGGATGCAATCCATCTGCCACATCCTTTCCCACGTCTTCTCCCGCAACGGATACCACGTATTCTCGGTCCAGGACTACCAGTCACGCATCAGGGGCGGGCACAATACCTCTACCGTAAGGATACGGGACGAGTACGTAACCGCCATGACGCAGGGCGCCGACATACTGATAGCCCTGAATAAAGAGACCATTGACCTGCATAGGGGAGAGGTGCCGCGGGGCGGGGCGATTATTTATGACGGGGAGAAGGTGCGTCTGCCCGATAGTTCGCAACAGGAGGGCCCGGCACTTGTCAGTGTGCCGCTCGAACGGCTGGCCGTGGAGAAGGGGGGCCACAGGAGATACGGTAATTCGGTGGCGGCGGGCGCGGCGCTTGGGCTCATGCGGTATGATTTTGAGACTCTCGCTGAGATGTTGAAGGAGATATACGGCAAAGATGAGAAGGTCGCGGACGATGACGTAAAGGCCGCGAGGGCGGGATACGATTTCACTACCGAGGATTTCTCCAGACAGTTCACCTGGGAGTTCACCCCCCCTGATAAGGGTAAACGCCGGATGCTCATAAGCGGCAACGAGGCGCTGGCGCTGGGGGCGCTTGCGGCGGGATGCAAATTCATGTCGGCCTACCCGATGACCCCGTCCACCGGGATAATGACCTACCTTGCGGGAAAGGCCGGTGAGTGGGGACTGATAGTGGAACAGGCGGAGGACGAGATAGCGGCCATAAACATGGCCATCGGCGCGTCCTTCGCAGGGGTCAGAACCTTGACCGCCACCTCCGGGGGCGGTTTCTGTCTCATGGTCGAGGGGCTTGGCCTGGCGGGCATGACCGAAACGCCGATTGTGGTGGTGGAGGCGCAGCGGCCCGGACCATCAACCGGACTTCCCACCCGGACCGAGCAGTCGGACCTTGAGTTTGTGCTGCATGCGGCGCACGGTGAGTTCCCAAGGGCGATACTGGCGCCGGGCACCGCTGAAGAGGCATTTTACCTCATGGGCAAGGCGTTTAACCTGGCGGACAGGTACCAGACGCCTGTGATAATCATGAGCGACCAGCACCTCGCCGACTCCTGCTGGACCATAGATGAACTTGACGTGGAAAAGATAACCGTTGACAGGGGCGAATTTCTTACCGAAAAAGACCTGGCAAATATAACGGACGGGTACAAGAGACACGCCATCACCGACTCCGGCATATCCCCAAGGGCGCTTCCCGGGACCCCCGGCGTAACGGTGGTAACGGACAGCGACGAGCACGATGAGGAAGGCCACCTGACCGAGGACCTTGAGATACGGAACCGGATGGTAGAAAAACGCATGAAGAAACTGGACGGATTGAAAGGCGAGATATTACCTCCCGGGATTTACGGTGCGAAAGGGGCAGAGACCCTGCTAATCGGCTGGGGTTCAACCTACGGGGCCATGCGGGAGGCGGTGGACACGATAAACGCGGACGGCGGCAGCGCCGGTATGATGCACATGAGCGAGCTGTGGCCCTTCCCCTCGGAGCATGTGGCCGGTGCAATGGAGAAGGCCAAAAAATGTCTCGTGGTGGAGAACAATGCCACCGGACAGCTGGCACGCATAATAAAGGCAGAGACAGGCGGCAGGGCCGTCACCGGGAATATTCTTAAATATGACGGTCTCCCTTTCTGCCCGGAGTATATAATTAACCATGCGAAATAA